The following are encoded in a window of Aquipuribacter sp. SD81 genomic DNA:
- a CDS encoding DUF1990 family protein — translation MSAGRSGPTYEPVGCTEAVLAGGPSPAGMRSLHVVRALRAVAFEEAAHRLLRWQVHEAAGVRVHRPADPVVLGQHVTTLLGVGRLALAAPCEVVRVWDGPDLAGFAYGTLPGHPFAGEEAFVVRRTADGVRFEVVAASRPATWWSALAGPVAPLLQGAYARRLARAADRA, via the coding sequence GTGAGCGCCGGACGGTCCGGGCCGACCTACGAGCCGGTCGGCTGCACGGAGGCGGTGCTCGCCGGCGGGCCGTCGCCGGCCGGCATGCGGTCGCTGCACGTGGTGCGGGCCCTCCGTGCCGTCGCCTTCGAGGAGGCGGCGCACCGGCTGCTGCGCTGGCAGGTGCACGAGGCCGCCGGGGTCCGGGTGCACCGTCCCGCCGACCCGGTGGTGCTCGGGCAGCACGTGACGACGCTGCTCGGCGTCGGACGCCTCGCGCTCGCCGCACCGTGCGAGGTGGTGCGCGTGTGGGACGGGCCGGACCTCGCCGGGTTCGCCTACGGCACGCTGCCCGGGCACCCCTTCGCCGGCGAGGAGGCGTTCGTCGTGCGGCGCACCGCCGACGGCGTGCGGTTCGAGGTCGTCGCCGCGAGCCGCCCCGCGACCTGGTGGTCGGCGCTCGCCGGTCCGGTTGCTCCTCTCCTGCAGGGCGCGTACGCCCGGCGCCTCGCCCGAGCGGCGGACCGGGCGTGA